A genomic stretch from Mycobacteriales bacterium includes:
- the leuA gene encoding 2-isopropylmalate synthase — translation MTGMAKHTRYTPFAPIDLPDRTWPSNVITAPPQWCSVDLRDGNQALIDPMDSERKRRMFDLLVDIGYDEIEVGFPAASQTDFDFIRSLVEDDVVPDHVTIQVLTQAREELIERTCESLVGFKGTALIHLYNSTSTLQRRVVFGLDKDGIKDIAVRGAQWCQKYAESLLGATNVRWQYSPESFTGTELDYAVEVCEAVMDVWEPSPDRKVVLNLPATVEMATPNVYADSIEWFGRNVARRDSVVLSLHPHNDRGTAVAAAELGVQAGADRVEGCLFGNGERTGNVCLVTLGLNIFSQGMDPGIDFSDIDEIRRTVEYCNQLPVHPRHPYGGDLVYTAFSGSHQDAIKKGFEALERDAAEAGVPVTDFTWGVPYLPIDPMDVGRSYEAVIRVNSQSGKGGVAYVMKYDHHFDVPRRMQIEFSRIVQTICDNEGGEVAPDKIWQLFQETYLDRETPLRIDSYTIESGEVDVITARVSVDGVVREVSGSGNGPIAALVHALERNGIADARVLDYHEHARSAGEEAQAAAYLEVAVGGQVFWGCGVHSSITTASLLALVSAINRA, via the coding sequence ATGACTGGCATGGCCAAGCACACCCGCTACACCCCGTTCGCGCCCATCGACCTGCCCGACCGCACCTGGCCGAGCAACGTGATCACCGCACCGCCGCAGTGGTGCAGCGTCGATCTCCGTGACGGCAACCAGGCGCTCATCGACCCGATGGACTCCGAGCGCAAGCGCCGGATGTTCGACCTGCTCGTCGACATCGGCTACGACGAGATCGAGGTCGGCTTCCCGGCCGCGAGCCAGACGGACTTCGACTTCATCCGCAGCCTGGTCGAGGACGACGTCGTCCCCGACCACGTGACGATCCAGGTGCTGACACAGGCCCGCGAAGAGCTGATCGAGCGCACCTGCGAGTCGCTGGTCGGATTCAAGGGCACTGCGCTGATCCACCTCTACAACTCGACGTCGACACTCCAGCGGCGCGTCGTCTTCGGGCTGGACAAGGACGGCATCAAGGACATCGCGGTACGCGGCGCGCAGTGGTGCCAGAAGTACGCCGAGTCCCTGCTGGGTGCCACCAACGTCCGCTGGCAGTACTCACCCGAGTCGTTCACCGGCACCGAGCTCGACTACGCCGTCGAGGTCTGCGAAGCCGTCATGGACGTCTGGGAGCCCAGTCCCGACCGCAAGGTCGTGCTCAACCTGCCGGCAACGGTCGAGATGGCGACGCCGAACGTGTACGCCGACTCGATCGAGTGGTTCGGCCGCAACGTCGCCCGGCGGGACAGCGTCGTCCTCAGCCTGCACCCGCACAACGACCGCGGTACGGCGGTGGCGGCCGCCGAGCTCGGCGTCCAGGCAGGCGCCGACCGGGTCGAGGGTTGTCTGTTCGGGAACGGCGAGCGGACCGGCAACGTCTGTCTGGTCACGCTCGGGCTGAACATCTTCAGCCAGGGCATGGACCCCGGTATCGACTTCTCGGACATCGACGAGATCCGGCGCACCGTCGAGTACTGCAACCAGCTGCCGGTTCACCCGCGGCACCCGTACGGCGGCGACCTGGTCTACACGGCGTTCAGCGGCTCCCATCAGGACGCCATCAAGAAGGGCTTCGAGGCCCTGGAGCGCGACGCGGCGGAGGCCGGGGTGCCCGTCACCGACTTCACGTGGGGCGTGCCGTACCTGCCGATCGACCCGATGGACGTCGGTCGCAGCTACGAAGCGGTGATCCGGGTCAACTCGCAGTCCGGCAAGGGCGGCGTCGCCTACGTCATGAAGTACGACCACCACTTCGACGTGCCGCGCAGGATGCAGATCGAGTTCTCGCGGATCGTCCAGACGATCTGTGACAACGAGGGCGGGGAAGTCGCTCCCGACAAGATCTGGCAGCTGTTCCAGGAGACCTACCTCGACCGCGAGACCCCGCTGCGGATCGACAGCTACACGATCGAGTCCGGTGAGGTCGACGTCATCACCGCCCGGGTCAGCGTCGACGGCGTGGTGCGTGAGGTCAGCGGATCCGGCAACGGCCCGATCGCCGCGCTCGTGCATGCCCTCGAACGCAACGGCATCGCAGACGCGCGGGTGCTGGACTACCACGAGCACGCGCGCAGTGCCGGTGAGGAGGCGCAGGCCGCCGCGTACCTCGAGGTTGCGGTCGGCGGTCAGGTGTTCTGGGGATGCGGTGTCCACTCGAGCATCACGACCGCGTCCCTGCTCGCGTTGGTGAGCGCGATCAACCGGGCGTGA